The genomic interval TCCGCCTGGTTGGGGATCACGTTCAGCTGACCTTCCCCGGCGCTGGCCAGGAAGCGGGTGGGGGTGAGGTAGGGGGGGCCCAGGTAGGGGTGAGGGTGGGCCTGCTTTAGGCGCTCCTCCAGTTCCTGGAGCGCCAGGACGAAGCGGGCCGCCTTAGGGATCGGGTTGTCCCCGGTGTAGGGCATGGCCCCGTGGGCCATCTTTCCGGGGAACTGGAGGCGGAGGCGCAAGGCCCCCTTTTGCCACAGGCACACCTCCATCTCCTCGGGCTCCGCCACCAAGGCCCCGCGGAAGCCCCGGGCGAGCCCGGCCCGGAGAAAGGCCTTCACCCCGAGCATCATCCCCTCCTCGTCCGCCAAGGCGGCGAGGCGCAAGGGGCGCTTGGGCTTGCCCAGGGCCCGCCGCACCGCCAGCATGGCCCCCACCAGGGCGGCCAGACCCCCCTTCATGTCGCAGGCTCCCCGGCCGTAGAGCCTTCCGCCCTCCACCACCCCGGCGTAAGGGGGGTAGGTCCAAAGGGCCTCATCCCCCGGGGTAACCACGTCCGTGTGGCCCTCGAGGAGCAGGCCGCCTTCCCCCTCCCCCAGGTCCGCAATCAGGTTGGGCCTCCCCGGGGCCGCCTCCTGGCGGAAGGTGGGCAGGCCCCGCTCCTTCAGGTAGCCCTCCAGATAGGCCACTACCCCCGCTTCCCCGGGTCCCGGGTAGTGGCTTGGGAGGCGCACCAGGGCCCGGAGGAGCTCCACCACCTCCTTCGCCTCCACCGCCTCCGCCGCCCGCAGGGCTTGGCTCACCGCCTCTTCGCCCCCTTTCGTTGGGTGGGGTGGGAAACCATCCGCCCATCGCCGCCAATGAGGTTCTTGGGCATGCCTTTCCCCCTTTTGCCCTATCATCCCGCGGCGGGGGGCGCTTGGCAAGGGCCGGGGCCAGGGGTAGGATGGGGCCAACGCTATGGACTATCGGCGCCTTTTTGACCTGAGAGGGCAGGTGGCCTTGGTGGTAGGGGCCGCCTCGGGCATCGGGCGGGCCGCGGCGGAGGCCCTGGCCGCCTTCGGGGCCAGGGTAGCCCTGGCCGACCGGGATGCGGCGGGGCTCTTTGAGGTCCTGCAGGGCCTGCGGCGGGAGGGCCTCGAGGCGGACGCGCTCCCCCTGGACATCGCCGAAAAGGAGGCGGCGGACCGCCTCGTGGCCTGGACCCTGGAGCGGTTCGGCAGGCTGGACACCCTGGTCGCCACCCCGGCCATCAACGTGCGCAAGCCCCTCCTGCACTACACGGACGAGGAGGTGGACCGGGTGGTGGACCTGAACCTCAAGGCCACCTTGCGCCTCCTCCGGGCCGGGGGGAGGGCGATGACGGAGCAGGGCTCGGGGAGCCTCATCGCCTTCGCCTCCATCCGCGCCCTGGTGGTGGAGCCGGGCCAGGGGGTTTACGCCGCCACCAAGGCGGGGATCTTGCAACTGGTCCGGGCCCTGGCGGCGGAACTGGGACCCAAGGGGGTGCGGGCCAACGCCATCGCCCCCGGGCCCATCGAAACCCCCCTCACCGCCCCCATCAAGGCGAACCCGGAGTGGTACCGGGCCTACGCCGAGAAGACGGCCCTTGGGCGCTGGGGCCGGCCCGAGGAGGTGGCCATGGCCGTGGTCTACCTGGCTTCCCCCGCCGCCAGCTACGTCACCGGGACCCTCTTCCTGGTGGACGGGGGTTGGACGGCGGTGGATGGGCGCTACGGGCCGCCCCTCTAGCGGGGCGGGAGGGGGCCCTCACCTAAAGCTGGGTGACCTTGTACAGGGTCACCAGGACGATCAGGACGCCGAAGATCTGCTTGATCCGGGCAGGGGGGACGAAGAGGCGGGTGAGCCTCGAGCCCAGGTAAGCGCCCCGGCCCCAAGCGGGATGAGGGTCAGGCCCGGGTCGAGCCGCGCCGTGGCCAGGTGGGGCAAAAAGGCGGAGAAGGAAGGAGGGGCACGGCGAGGGCGTTGATCCCGGCCGCCTTTTTGGGGTCGTGGCCGGTGCGGATCAGGGTGGGCATCGAGAGAAACCCCGGTCCCACGCCCAAGAACCCGGACAGCGCCGAAATAGGGGCGGCTAGGGGAAAGTTCTCCCGCTGGGCCGTGGCCTTGGCGGGACGGAAAAGGCCCAGACCGAGGCCCGAGCATGCCGCTCATGTGTCCCGCCTTGGCGCGCCTGGTTTGCCTAACGTTCCCCAAATTTGCTAGGGGCCATCTCAAAACCAGAAAGGGGGAACCCTTTTGCGGCCCATTCCACAAACGCGCCCCGGCCCAGGCCGATGGGATAAACCCTCCGACGCCCCGGAGGTCTTGGCGCTACAGGAAGACCACGTCGCCCATGAGCGCCGGGCTGAAAACCGATAGGAATTGGAGGTTGCCTTGGAACTGGTGGATGGCCCCTGCAGGCACCAAAACCACACTCCCCGGACCAACCTTCTGCCGATCGAGTTCCACCTGGGCTATCCCCTGTCCTCCCAAGACGTAGATTTGCTCGTCCTTCGACTTGTGGTAATGCCAGGGCTGG from Thermus sp. LT1-2-5 carries:
- a CDS encoding M20 family metallopeptidase, yielding MSQALRAAEAVEAKEVVELLRALVRLPSHYPGPGEAGVVAYLEGYLKERGLPTFRQEAAPGRPNLIADLGEGEGGLLLEGHTDVVTPGDEALWTYPPYAGVVEGGRLYGRGACDMKGGLAALVGAMLAVRRALGKPKRPLRLAALADEEGMMLGVKAFLRAGLARGFRGALVAEPEEMEVCLWQKGALRLRLQFPGKMAHGAMPYTGDNPIPKAARFVLALQELEERLKQAHPHPYLGPPYLTPTRFLASAGEGQLNVIPNQAEVALDVRTVPGVDHQALVKALEALSGVGVEVLEDRPSVATPQNDPLVQAAEEALRLLGLPVRYGGVPGATDGTFLRAWGGLPVVVMGPGQKTLPHQVDEWVDLEEVVLAARVYAALAVLYLE
- a CDS encoding SDR family oxidoreductase, which gives rise to MDYRRLFDLRGQVALVVGAASGIGRAAAEALAAFGARVALADRDAAGLFEVLQGLRREGLEADALPLDIAEKEAADRLVAWTLERFGRLDTLVATPAINVRKPLLHYTDEEVDRVVDLNLKATLRLLRAGGRAMTEQGSGSLIAFASIRALVVEPGQGVYAATKAGILQLVRALAAELGPKGVRANAIAPGPIETPLTAPIKANPEWYRAYAEKTALGRWGRPEEVAMAVVYLASPAASYVTGTLFLVDGGWTAVDGRYGPPL